The DNA window TTTTTTCTTCGTGTTCTGATAGAAAACCGGGCCGGTTTGCATAAGGCGTTCATGGCATTGCTGGCGGTTGGTGCTGCCACTGTGGTTTACGGAATCATTTGTTTCTATTCCAATCTTCTTTTTGGGACCGAATTTGGAATGACCATCGGTCAATATGGCGACACCCCGGCGCCTTATGGTCTGCAATACGAAGCCAATCTTCTTGGGTCTTATAGTGGCGCTTTATGCGTAATGATGCTGGTGATATATCTCTATGACCATCGTCGTAGATTTCTGGTGGGATTCGCGATTGCGCTGGCAGGAATGGCGATCAGTCTTTCCCGCGGCGCTCTGGGCGCAACATTCATTGGCTTATCGGCGGTTGCGATTTTCATCTTTAAAAAGCGCCTTTTGACCAGGGAGTTGGGGTTTAATCTTGCCACGGCCACATTGTGCGCGCTTCTCGTCGTGCTACCAGCGGTGGTTCCACAATACACTGAGCGTTTCAATACCATGGATATCGGCGAACCTGCGGTGGATCCCAACACGCTTACTCGCATCGTGCAGGTGAGCTCAGCTTTTGACGAAGTGTTGAAACATCCCTTTATGGGCGGGGGCACCTCCAGTTTTCAACTGGCTTTCGATTGGCAGGCTCTGGGAGAAGAATGGGAAGACCAGGGCTGGATTGGCAATACGGAAATGCGCGTTCTTCACGACACAGGGATTGTAGGTCTGGCAGTATTTGTCTCATTTCTTGTAGTGTTGTACCGTCGGTCCCGGAAAGTACTCAAATCGGAGTCGAATCCAGAACTGGTTGCTCTGTTGGCGTCGGCTCTGGTTTATTGTGTTTCATTTCAAGCTACTGAGGGCACAATGCTGGCTTTTTCCTGGGTCCACCTTGGGCTCATAGGTTGCGCGGTATCAATTTGTTTCGCCTCGGGAAAGGCATATGGGAAAGAGGCGCTGCAAGGTGCTTCCGGTTAACTGGCGGAGACCAGACAAATCGGAGAATACATTTCATGATCTGAAATAATGATTTGCGCTGTGCTGGCAGAAGCGCTTGCGCATTTTGTTTAGGCTTAGAATCTATTGTCCGTATGAGTCAGCTTACAGATGTTGTTATTCAGGAGAACCATCAGAAATGAGACAATTGCCGCGATCTATATCGCCGGGGCCGAGATTTCACTGAGATGAACGACGCGGCAAAATCGAATCCAGTCTATGGACGCAAGCTGCGGCTTGCCATCTTCGGCGGCAGGGGCATACCTTCGACCTATAGCGGCACGGAGACATTTTTTATAGAGCTGGCGCCACGGCTGGTGGAACGCGGGCACGATGTAATTGTGTATTGCCGCAAGGCGCTTTTCAATGAACGGCCGCCGGTGTACAAGGGCGTCCGCCTGATTTACACGCCGAGCATTGAAACCAAAAACTTTGGGACATTCACGCACACGCTGGCCTGCATACTGGACGTGCAGCGGCGCAATGTGGATGCAATGCTGATTACCAATGTGGCCAACGCGTTTCATTGTGCTATCCCCAGGATATTGCGCCAGAACTGCGCCCTGAATGTGGATGGAATCGAGTGGAAGCGCGGAAAGTGGGGACGCCTGGGCAAGGCCTACTTTTACTGGAATGCGCGGCTGTCAGGAAAGATACTTCCCAAGGGCATCATCACGGACGCGTATGCCATGCGGAAGCTTTATCTCGATGAATTCAAAACGCCTTCTGCGTGCATCGCGTACGGCGGCAACATTGAGACGTCATCCAATCCGGAAATCGTTCGTCAATATGGGCTGGAGCCGGGCAATTATTATCTGATTGCCAGCCGGCTGGTGCCGGAAAACAACGCTGCGTTGATTGTGGAAGGCTTCAAAAAATCCCCGACCAAACGCCTGCTTGCCATTGCCGGCGATGCAAATTATCGCAGCGGATTTATTGACGACCTTAAGAACAATGCCGATGAACGGGTGCGGTTCCTGGGGCACGTTGACAGCATTGAGCACATCAAAGAGCTCCACTGCAACTCATATGCGTACATCCATGGCCACATGATGGGTGGAACAAACCCGGCGCTCCTCAAGGCCCTTGGCTTCGGCAATTGTATTCTGGCGCATGACAACCCATTCAATGCTGAAGTATTGGCCGGGCACGGACTCTTGTTTAAGGATGCCGCGGAGCTGGCTGCGAAGATCCAGCTGATTGAAGACGATCCCGGCCTTGCCGAAGATTACCGCCGTCGCGCTCCGGATCGGATCCGCACTTTCTACAACTGGGAACGCATTGTGGACCAATATGAAGAGCTGTTCTACCAGCTTGCCGCCGGCGAAGATCCAACACAGGTCCACTCCAGCGTACGTGAAGCTGAAGCTCAAATGGCGGTCCGCTAGAAAACTGTCCCCGCCGCATCCAGGAATGGCAGGTAAGGCGGGTGTTACCAGAGTGTTTGCCCCTGCGTGCCTAAGCAAGATGACGTCTAAGGTGCAGATCTGCCCCGCACGGCTTGCGCCGATGATTGTGGATGAAATAACCTAAAAGCAGCGGTTCACAACGAGGGAGGCTTATGCGGATTCTGGTAGCGGGCGGCGCGGGATATGTTGGTTCAGCACTCATCCCCAAGCTGCTGGAGCGTGGCTATGACGTCGATGTAGTTGACCTCTTTTGGTTTGGAAATTCGCTTCCACCGGAAGTCCGCATCATTAATCGCGACCTGTTCGATCTTCAGATCGGCGATCTGAAGAACTACGAGCAGGTGATATTCCTTGCCGGCCTTTCCAATGATCCCATGG is part of the Terriglobia bacterium genome and encodes:
- a CDS encoding O-antigen ligase family protein; its protein translation is MKIGSSTASIPNPTPLLFLITATALLVWPDASGVTAFVVAAAVLVPIAVFWTSYSTVGAIIALIIGSAAPRLYVEIAGLKARPEHVICGVLCISILFLRKKRSQPVRWTWPDYLLMAYAALNLFSSLFMSIEPRQTIKWALQQVLVIFAYFFLRVLIENRAGLHKAFMALLAVGAATVVYGIICFYSNLLFGTEFGMTIGQYGDTPAPYGLQYEANLLGSYSGALCVMMLVIYLYDHRRRFLVGFAIALAGMAISLSRGALGATFIGLSAVAIFIFKKRLLTRELGFNLATATLCALLVVLPAVVPQYTERFNTMDIGEPAVDPNTLTRIVQVSSAFDEVLKHPFMGGGTSSFQLAFDWQALGEEWEDQGWIGNTEMRVLHDTGIVGLAVFVSFLVVLYRRSRKVLKSESNPELVALLASALVYCVSFQATEGTMLAFSWVHLGLIGCAVSICFASGKAYGKEALQGASG
- a CDS encoding glycosyltransferase; the encoded protein is MNDAAKSNPVYGRKLRLAIFGGRGIPSTYSGTETFFIELAPRLVERGHDVIVYCRKALFNERPPVYKGVRLIYTPSIETKNFGTFTHTLACILDVQRRNVDAMLITNVANAFHCAIPRILRQNCALNVDGIEWKRGKWGRLGKAYFYWNARLSGKILPKGIITDAYAMRKLYLDEFKTPSACIAYGGNIETSSNPEIVRQYGLEPGNYYLIASRLVPENNAALIVEGFKKSPTKRLLAIAGDANYRSGFIDDLKNNADERVRFLGHVDSIEHIKELHCNSYAYIHGHMMGGTNPALLKALGFGNCILAHDNPFNAEVLAGHGLLFKDAAELAAKIQLIEDDPGLAEDYRRRAPDRIRTFYNWERIVDQYEELFYQLAAGEDPTQVHSSVREAEAQMAVR